The Nitriliruptor alkaliphilus DSM 45188 genome includes a region encoding these proteins:
- a CDS encoding ABC transporter ATP-binding protein has translation MSDRSAPTRRPVVPTDPGRSLVRRGLVVIRHTLRGAPKAFTYGIGGAAIYATMTVAASIVLGRVTDQVILPAFAAGEVDRGALVLAVAAIVGVALFKAVGVVGRRLGAYVGQYTLQAAYRRRVTGRYLELPLSWHRRHTTGELLSNANADVESAFFVAAPLPMAFGTVLLLVIAGGLLVVTDPALAAIGFAIGPLLGLANWYYQRRMRVAATVAQQARSDVSEVAHESFDAALVVKTLGREGAETDRFRATSEDLRDKMIEVGRLRAAFDPVIEALPNVGILLVLLVGSRRVAAGALGPGDLVTFAYLFRLVALPMRVFGWLLGELPRAVVGFDRVARVLVADERTDHGSASGAGDGGARVAMDGVGYHHPIDVRDALAQHADLAFAAGAPSPHGVDGDLPADDAAAGDLDDERRGVEDMTFEIAPGRTVALVGATGSGKSTIAALLVRLMDPDDGVVEFGHHDVRDLSRDELAARAAIVFQDAFLFDDTVRENITLGVDVTDAQVEAAARLAQAHGFVTELPHGYQTRVGERGSTLSGGQRQRIALARALVREPRLLVLDDATSAVDPSVEADILRGLSEAALPATVVLVAYRRGSIALADEVVFIEGGRVLARGTHERLLTEVPAYAHLVTAYEQREHEAEVHP, from the coding sequence GTGTCCGACCGGTCCGCTCCCACCCGTCGACCCGTGGTCCCCACCGACCCGGGTCGTTCGCTCGTGCGCCGGGGCCTCGTGGTCATCAGACACACGCTGCGTGGCGCGCCGAAGGCCTTCACCTACGGCATCGGTGGGGCGGCGATCTACGCGACGATGACCGTGGCGGCCTCGATCGTCCTCGGACGGGTGACCGACCAGGTCATCCTGCCCGCCTTCGCCGCCGGTGAGGTCGACCGCGGCGCACTGGTGCTCGCGGTCGCCGCCATCGTCGGCGTCGCCCTGTTCAAGGCCGTGGGGGTCGTCGGTCGCCGCCTCGGTGCCTACGTCGGCCAGTACACCCTCCAGGCCGCCTACCGCCGCCGGGTCACGGGGCGCTACCTCGAGCTGCCGCTGTCCTGGCACCGCCGCCACACCACCGGCGAACTGCTGTCCAACGCCAACGCCGACGTCGAGTCCGCCTTCTTCGTCGCGGCGCCCCTGCCGATGGCCTTCGGGACCGTGCTGCTGCTGGTGATCGCCGGCGGGCTGCTGGTGGTCACCGACCCCGCCCTGGCGGCCATCGGCTTCGCCATCGGCCCGCTGCTCGGGCTGGCCAACTGGTACTACCAGCGTCGGATGCGCGTCGCGGCCACGGTCGCTCAGCAGGCGCGGTCGGACGTCAGCGAGGTCGCCCACGAATCGTTCGACGCAGCCCTCGTGGTCAAGACCCTCGGGCGCGAGGGCGCCGAGACCGACCGGTTCCGCGCCACCTCCGAGGACCTGCGCGACAAGATGATCGAGGTCGGACGGCTGCGCGCCGCGTTCGACCCGGTCATCGAGGCGCTGCCCAACGTCGGGATCCTCCTGGTGCTGCTCGTCGGCTCACGCCGGGTCGCGGCTGGGGCCCTCGGGCCCGGGGACCTGGTCACCTTCGCCTACCTGTTCCGCCTCGTGGCGCTGCCGATGCGTGTGTTCGGCTGGCTCCTCGGTGAGCTGCCCCGCGCCGTCGTGGGCTTCGACCGGGTCGCCCGCGTCCTGGTCGCCGACGAGCGCACCGACCACGGCAGCGCCTCCGGTGCCGGTGACGGCGGCGCGAGGGTCGCGATGGACGGGGTGGGCTACCACCACCCGATCGACGTCCGCGACGCGCTCGCCCAGCACGCCGACCTGGCGTTCGCGGCCGGCGCACCCTCGCCGCACGGGGTGGACGGCGACCTCCCCGCCGACGACGCCGCGGCGGGCGACCTGGACGACGAGCGGCGCGGGGTCGAGGACATGACCTTCGAGATCGCACCGGGGCGGACCGTGGCGCTCGTCGGGGCCACCGGCTCCGGCAAGTCGACCATCGCCGCGCTCCTGGTGCGTCTGATGGACCCCGATGACGGCGTCGTGGAGTTCGGCCACCACGACGTGCGCGACCTGTCGCGCGACGAGCTGGCGGCGCGCGCGGCCATCGTGTTCCAGGACGCCTTCCTCTTCGACGACACGGTCCGCGAGAACATCACCCTCGGCGTTGACGTCACCGACGCCCAGGTCGAGGCGGCTGCGCGGCTCGCCCAAGCCCACGGGTTCGTCACCGAGCTGCCGCACGGGTACCAGACGCGCGTCGGCGAACGAGGCTCGACCCTCTCGGGGGGCCAGCGGCAGCGCATCGCCCTCGCCCGAGCCCTGGTGCGCGAACCGCGGCTGTTGGTCCTCGACGACGCCACCTCCGCCGTGGACCCGTCGGTCGAGGCCGACATCCTGCGTGGCCTGTCCGAGGCGGCCCTGCCCGCCACCGTCGTGCTCGTCGCCTACCGCCGCGGCTCGATCGCGCTGGCCGACGAGGTGGTGTTCATCGAGGGTGGGCGCGTCCTGGCCCGCGGCACCCACGAACGGCTGCTCACCGAGGTCCCGGCCTACGCCCACCTCGTGACCGCCTACGAGCAGCGTGAACACGAGGCCGAGGTGCACCCGTGA
- a CDS encoding TIGR03936 family radical SAM-associated protein translates to MQRYRIRWTKEGRVRFVSARDLSSVWERALRRADLPIAYSEGFSPHAKVSFPDALPVGVSSTGEYAELTFAAPIVPDRDLAALSAALPEGMDITTYVEVPDGAPKLARMLRATLWELEWPPVDADELTALLSTRGRQLLAAEHAEVIRRRPNGDRIVDVRPALLTLAVGTRHDPRGARTVLRAVLRNDGPTVRPTDLQTALATDVVSGPDRDPDVAPPALTTRVAQGEPVDGGLREALSGEVAPLVLDVDAEAA, encoded by the coding sequence TTGCAGCGCTACCGGATCCGCTGGACCAAGGAGGGTCGCGTCCGCTTCGTGTCGGCGCGCGACCTGTCCTCGGTCTGGGAACGGGCCCTGCGCCGCGCCGACCTGCCCATCGCCTACTCGGAGGGCTTCAGCCCGCACGCGAAGGTCTCGTTCCCGGACGCGTTGCCGGTGGGGGTCTCCTCCACCGGCGAGTACGCCGAGCTGACCTTCGCCGCGCCGATCGTCCCGGACCGGGACCTCGCGGCGCTGTCCGCTGCCCTCCCCGAGGGCATGGACATCACGACCTACGTGGAGGTGCCCGACGGCGCGCCGAAGCTCGCGCGCATGCTCCGGGCCACCCTCTGGGAGCTCGAGTGGCCACCCGTCGATGCCGACGAGTTGACCGCCCTGCTCTCGACCCGCGGCCGTCAGCTGCTCGCTGCCGAGCACGCCGAGGTGATCCGACGCCGTCCCAACGGTGATCGGATCGTCGACGTGCGCCCGGCCCTGCTGACGCTCGCCGTGGGCACGCGCCACGACCCCCGTGGCGCGCGCACCGTCCTCCGAGCGGTGCTCCGCAACGACGGCCCCACCGTGCGACCCACCGACCTGCAGACGGCGCTCGCGACCGATGTCGTGTCCGGGCCCGACCGCGATCCGGACGTGGCCCCGCCCGCGCTCACCACGCGCGTGGCGCAGGGCGAACCCGTCGACGGCGGCCTCCGAGAGGCCCTGTCCGGCGAGGTCGCACCGCTGGTTCTCGACGTCGACGCGGAGGCCGCGTAA
- the cysC gene encoding adenylyl-sulfate kinase: MAADDATPAAEPRSRNIVRAEGHVTAADRRRVLGHGPATVWFTGLSGSGKSTLAFAVERALIADGIAAYVLDGDNVRFGLNRDLGFSPADRTENIRRIGEVCRLMHDAGLVVLTAFISPYRTDRQQVRDLHPDGGFVEVFVDTPIEICEARDVKGLYARARAGEVPEFSGVSAPYEAPDVPELRLDTSQQDLDACVAAVRATLDRHGLSTGPAAGGPAAG; this comes from the coding sequence ATGGCCGCCGACGATGCCACTCCCGCGGCCGAACCCCGCTCCCGGAACATCGTGCGGGCCGAGGGGCACGTCACGGCCGCCGACCGTCGGCGCGTCCTCGGGCACGGGCCGGCGACCGTCTGGTTCACCGGCCTGTCCGGCTCCGGCAAGTCGACCCTCGCCTTCGCGGTCGAGCGGGCCCTGATCGCCGACGGGATCGCCGCCTACGTCCTCGACGGCGACAACGTCCGCTTCGGGCTGAACCGCGACCTCGGGTTCTCGCCCGCGGACCGGACCGAGAACATCCGCCGCATCGGCGAGGTGTGCCGCCTGATGCACGATGCCGGCCTCGTGGTGCTGACCGCGTTCATCTCGCCCTACCGCACCGACCGCCAGCAGGTCCGCGACCTGCACCCGGACGGCGGGTTCGTCGAGGTCTTCGTCGACACCCCCATCGAGATCTGCGAGGCCCGCGACGTCAAGGGGCTGTACGCCAGGGCGCGAGCCGGCGAGGTCCCCGAGTTCTCGGGGGTGAGTGCCCCCTACGAGGCGCCCGACGTGCCCGAGCTGCGTCTGGACACCTCGCAGCAGGACCTCGATGCGTGCGTCGCCGCGGTGCGTGCCACCCTCGACCGTCACGGGCTGTCCACAGGCCCGGCAGCGGGCGGACCGGCCGCGGGCTGA
- the rpmA gene encoding 50S ribosomal protein L27, which yields MAHKKGGGSSNNGRDSNAQRLGVKKYGGEAIRAGGIIVRQRGTKIHPGENVGRGGDDTLFALVDGAVRFRKSGPRTTANVDPVDA from the coding sequence ATGGCGCACAAGAAGGGCGGCGGCTCGTCCAACAACGGCCGCGACTCCAACGCACAGCGCCTCGGCGTGAAGAAGTACGGCGGCGAAGCGATCCGCGCCGGCGGCATCATCGTGCGCCAGCGGGGCACGAAGATCCACCCGGGCGAGAACGTCGGCCGCGGTGGCGACGACACCCTCTTCGCGCTCGTCGACGGTGCGGTGCGTTTCCGCAAGAGCGGTCCCCGGACCACGGCGAACGTCGACCCGGTCGACGCCTGA
- a CDS encoding aldehyde dehydrogenase family protein codes for MTTAVGTMDIPEAHASIPPTPTADLDAAVASLKDRAKAWQDVDVPARIALLDELIEDTLAAAPAWAVRGAEAKGIARDSPLMGEDWLYGPNAVLGNLQRLKRTLTDVLETGRPQPPEIGVAPNGQVVAKVFPADVVDQLTLTGFSGEIRLLPDVTLDQAVERMGRIYRPGGKPEPGVALVLGAGNVSSIGPMDLLYKLFAEDRVCILKMNPVNEHLGPHIGEAFQALVREGFLRIVYGGSAEGAHLCEHPDVTEIHITGSDKTHDVIVFGPGEEGAKRKAANDPKLTKPISSELGNVSPVIVVPGPWSDSDIAFHGESIASMLVQNGGFNCVAARVIVTHRSWARRSHLLNAVRDSLRVAAPREPYYPGAVDRWRAFTGAHGQSEWFGEEGDDKVPFTLIPELDPDAEDDIAFTTEAFCGVMGEVPLDAPRSVVEYIEQAVEFCNDRLWGSLSASIIVHPKSLEDPLVADAVERAIDQLRYGSVIVNHWSGVLYGMVSPSWGAYPGHTPEDIGSGTGVVHNTFLLEDVEKSVCRGPFRLPLKPPWFHTHKQLAPLAKALTAFTATRDPRAFSRLLWAAARG; via the coding sequence GTGACCACCGCGGTCGGCACGATGGACATCCCGGAGGCGCACGCCTCCATCCCCCCGACACCGACGGCCGACCTCGATGCTGCCGTCGCCTCGCTCAAGGACCGCGCCAAGGCGTGGCAGGACGTCGACGTCCCGGCCCGGATCGCCCTCCTCGACGAACTGATCGAGGACACCCTGGCCGCGGCACCCGCGTGGGCGGTGCGTGGCGCCGAGGCCAAGGGGATCGCCCGTGACTCGCCGCTGATGGGTGAGGACTGGCTGTACGGCCCGAACGCGGTGCTCGGCAACCTCCAGCGGCTCAAGCGCACCCTGACCGACGTGCTCGAGACGGGACGCCCGCAGCCGCCCGAGATCGGCGTCGCGCCGAACGGGCAGGTCGTGGCCAAGGTGTTCCCCGCCGACGTCGTCGACCAGCTGACCCTCACCGGGTTCTCCGGTGAGATCCGGCTGCTGCCCGACGTCACCCTCGACCAGGCCGTCGAGCGGATGGGCCGCATCTACCGACCGGGTGGCAAGCCCGAGCCGGGCGTCGCCCTCGTTCTCGGCGCCGGCAACGTGTCGTCGATCGGGCCCATGGACCTCCTCTACAAGCTGTTCGCCGAGGACCGCGTCTGCATCCTGAAGATGAACCCGGTCAACGAGCACCTCGGACCCCACATCGGCGAGGCGTTCCAGGCGCTGGTCCGCGAGGGGTTCCTCCGGATCGTGTACGGCGGCAGTGCCGAGGGTGCCCACCTGTGCGAGCACCCCGACGTCACCGAGATCCACATCACCGGCTCCGACAAGACCCACGACGTCATCGTGTTCGGACCGGGGGAGGAGGGGGCGAAGCGCAAGGCCGCGAACGACCCCAAGCTCACCAAGCCGATCAGCTCCGAGCTCGGCAACGTCTCGCCCGTGATCGTGGTCCCAGGGCCGTGGTCGGACAGCGACATCGCCTTCCACGGCGAGAGCATCGCCTCGATGCTGGTCCAGAACGGCGGGTTCAACTGCGTCGCCGCCCGCGTCATCGTCACCCACCGGTCCTGGGCCAGGCGCAGCCACCTGCTCAACGCCGTGCGCGATTCGCTCCGTGTCGCCGCGCCCCGCGAGCCGTACTACCCGGGCGCCGTCGACCGGTGGAGGGCGTTCACCGGCGCCCACGGGCAGTCGGAGTGGTTCGGCGAGGAGGGCGACGACAAGGTGCCCTTCACCCTGATCCCCGAGCTCGACCCCGACGCCGAGGACGACATCGCCTTCACCACCGAGGCGTTCTGCGGCGTGATGGGCGAGGTCCCGCTCGACGCCCCACGCTCCGTGGTGGAGTACATCGAGCAGGCGGTCGAGTTCTGCAACGACCGGCTGTGGGGGTCGCTGTCGGCGAGCATCATCGTGCACCCGAAGTCCCTGGAGGACCCGCTGGTCGCCGACGCGGTCGAGCGGGCCATCGACCAACTGCGCTACGGCTCGGTGATCGTCAACCACTGGTCGGGGGTGCTCTACGGCATGGTGTCGCCGAGCTGGGGCGCCTACCCAGGGCACACCCCCGAGGACATCGGCTCGGGGACCGGCGTGGTGCACAACACCTTCCTGCTCGAGGACGTCGAGAAGTCGGTGTGTCGCGGCCCGTTCCGGCTGCCGCTCAAGCCGCCGTGGTTCCACACCCACAAGCAGCTGGCGCCCCTCGCCAAGGCGCTCACGGCGTTCACCGCGACCCGGGACCCCCGGGCGTTCTCCCGCCTGCTCTGGGCCGCCGCCCGCGGCTGA
- a CDS encoding TIGR03960 family B12-binding radical SAM protein, whose translation MAAPPTPPRGQRAAFRRPGAAATVPGTVWDALEPLLPDVSKPAQYVGVEHNQVRTDWTAAETRWLLCYPDTYEVGQPNQGIQILYEVLNGRPTAMAERAYAPWIDLEERMRERDIPTFSLEHHRPLWAFDVFAVSLPHELGHTNLLNLLDLGQVPIRSADRSTEDPIVLVGGHAAFNPEPLAPFVDAVVAGDGEEVTLEIDAVLRAWKRDVAAGTAAADDRHQLLRRLAGVEGVYVPAFYEARYSGDGRLLRTVPVEPGVPALVPKRTVQDLEQWQYPVKQIVPLTETVHERFSVEIFRGCTRGCRFCQAGMITRPVRERLPETVQKMVTEGVKDTGFEEVGLLSLSSADHSGIGAIARDLADEYEGTTTSLSLPSTRVDAFNVTLSNELARNGRRSGLTFAPEAGSERMRAVINKMVSEEDMLRTAEIAFSQGWRHCKLYFMVGLPTETDEDVLAIAELGIKVWEVARKHGRANKVTISVGGFVPKPHTPFQWAPQDTGEEIRRKLALIRQAISKVSGLKLRTNDPEEGVIEGLLARGDRRVAAAVERAWRLGAKFDGWHEIDTLSTWMQALEETGVDLHWYIARERDQNEALPWDHLDSGLDKDWLWKDWQDATSDTALEDCRWTPCYDCGVCPGLSLEHDTGYEGGSYNMGAGRKTLPVVPSGLGGSDQLPTVAERYVGG comes from the coding sequence ATCGCCGCCCCGCCGACCCCGCCGCGCGGTCAGCGGGCCGCGTTCCGCCGGCCCGGTGCCGCCGCGACGGTCCCGGGCACGGTCTGGGACGCCCTCGAGCCGCTCCTGCCCGACGTCAGCAAGCCCGCCCAGTACGTCGGCGTCGAGCACAACCAGGTCCGCACGGACTGGACCGCCGCCGAGACCCGCTGGCTGCTGTGCTACCCCGACACCTACGAGGTCGGCCAGCCCAACCAGGGCATCCAGATCCTCTACGAGGTCCTCAACGGCCGGCCCACGGCCATGGCCGAGCGCGCCTACGCCCCGTGGATCGACCTCGAGGAGCGGATGCGCGAGCGCGACATCCCGACCTTCTCGCTCGAGCACCACCGGCCCCTGTGGGCCTTCGACGTGTTCGCCGTGTCGCTGCCCCACGAGCTCGGGCACACCAACCTGCTCAACCTGCTCGATCTCGGTCAGGTGCCGATCCGCAGCGCCGACCGCTCCACCGAGGACCCCATCGTCCTGGTCGGCGGACACGCCGCGTTCAACCCCGAACCGCTCGCCCCGTTCGTCGACGCGGTGGTGGCCGGTGACGGCGAGGAGGTCACCCTCGAGATCGACGCGGTCCTGCGCGCCTGGAAGCGTGACGTCGCCGCCGGGACCGCTGCCGCGGACGACCGCCACCAGCTGCTCCGGCGCCTCGCCGGCGTCGAGGGCGTCTACGTCCCGGCGTTCTACGAGGCGCGGTACTCCGGTGACGGCCGCCTGCTGCGCACCGTCCCGGTCGAACCCGGCGTGCCCGCGTTGGTCCCGAAGCGCACCGTGCAGGACCTCGAACAGTGGCAGTACCCGGTCAAGCAGATCGTGCCGCTGACCGAGACCGTCCACGAGCGCTTCAGCGTCGAGATCTTCCGCGGCTGCACCCGCGGGTGCCGGTTCTGCCAGGCCGGCATGATCACCCGCCCGGTCCGCGAACGCCTGCCCGAGACCGTGCAGAAGATGGTCACCGAAGGGGTGAAGGACACCGGTTTCGAGGAGGTGGGCCTTCTCAGCCTGTCCAGCGCCGACCACTCCGGCATCGGGGCCATCGCTCGCGACCTGGCCGACGAGTACGAGGGCACCACGACCTCGCTGTCGCTGCCCTCGACCCGCGTGGACGCCTTCAACGTCACCCTGTCCAACGAGCTGGCCAGGAACGGTCGCCGGTCGGGCCTCACGTTCGCCCCCGAGGCCGGCAGCGAGCGCATGCGCGCCGTCATCAACAAGATGGTGTCCGAGGAGGACATGCTCCGGACGGCCGAGATCGCGTTCTCGCAGGGCTGGCGCCACTGCAAGCTCTACTTCATGGTGGGCCTGCCCACCGAGACCGACGAGGACGTCCTCGCCATCGCCGAGCTCGGCATCAAGGTGTGGGAGGTCGCGCGCAAGCACGGCCGCGCCAACAAGGTCACGATCTCGGTCGGGGGGTTCGTCCCCAAGCCCCACACGCCGTTCCAGTGGGCGCCGCAGGACACCGGCGAGGAGATCCGTCGCAAGCTCGCCCTGATCCGTCAGGCCATCAGCAAGGTGAGCGGACTGAAGCTGCGGACCAACGATCCCGAGGAGGGGGTCATCGAGGGGCTGCTCGCCCGCGGTGACCGCCGGGTGGCCGCCGCGGTCGAGCGTGCGTGGCGCCTCGGTGCGAAGTTCGACGGCTGGCACGAGATCGACACGCTGTCGACCTGGATGCAGGCCCTCGAGGAGACCGGCGTCGACCTCCACTGGTACATCGCCCGCGAGCGCGACCAGAACGAGGCGCTGCCCTGGGACCACCTCGACTCGGGGCTCGACAAGGACTGGCTCTGGAAGGACTGGCAGGACGCCACGTCCGACACGGCCCTCGAGGACTGCCGGTGGACGCCGTGCTACGACTGCGGGGTCTGCCCGGGCCTGTCGCTGGAGCACGACACCGGCTACGAGGGCGGCTCGTACAACATGGGTGCTGGGCGGAAGACCCTCCCCGTGGTACCCAGCGGTCTGGGCGGCTCCGACCAGCTGCCGACCGTCGCCGAACGCTACGTCGGCGGCTGA
- a CDS encoding sucrase ferredoxin, with the protein MTDAPSSSTCVLLARAHGAQLAGTAPVATGWVLVEQPGPWGRSALTESGLDPTIGAALEAAAGDGVRVQVIRRPGLGNGSRFVTPRTVVLAHTGPSPWAEQLELTSDTDLARLDPNLTLAPTPPGLGLRVEQPLWLVCTHGRRDRCCATYGRPIVDALVALHGDAVWEVSHVGGHRFAGNLVALPDGTVYGALQVAEALRVLDLHRAGRHDLAHLRGRSHLPRAAQAAEVLARTELEVDRRDAVTVSAAGAPGTDGAIAVDLDVEGRTYVATVRQVPTGASYAQSCDRGEPEDPGRWHLTALQPAPFGDR; encoded by the coding sequence GTGACCGACGCGCCGTCGAGCAGCACCTGCGTGCTGCTCGCCCGTGCCCACGGCGCCCAGCTCGCGGGGACCGCGCCCGTGGCCACCGGCTGGGTCCTGGTGGAACAGCCCGGCCCCTGGGGACGCAGCGCCCTCACCGAGTCGGGGCTCGACCCGACCATCGGGGCCGCCCTCGAGGCCGCCGCGGGGGACGGGGTCCGGGTGCAGGTCATCCGGCGCCCCGGCCTCGGCAACGGCAGCCGGTTCGTGACGCCCCGGACGGTGGTGCTCGCCCACACGGGACCGTCGCCGTGGGCCGAACAGCTCGAGCTCACCTCGGACACCGACCTCGCACGCCTCGACCCGAACCTGACCCTGGCACCCACACCACCGGGCCTCGGCCTGCGCGTCGAGCAGCCCCTCTGGCTGGTGTGCACCCACGGCCGACGTGACCGGTGCTGCGCCACCTACGGGCGCCCCATCGTCGATGCGCTGGTGGCCCTGCACGGCGACGCGGTCTGGGAGGTCAGCCACGTCGGCGGGCACCGGTTCGCGGGCAACCTCGTCGCACTCCCCGACGGGACGGTCTACGGCGCGCTCCAGGTCGCCGAGGCGCTGCGGGTGCTGGACCTGCACCGTGCCGGCCGCCACGACCTCGCCCACCTGCGCGGACGCAGCCACCTGCCGCGGGCCGCCCAGGCCGCCGAGGTCCTGGCCCGCACCGAGCTCGAGGTCGACCGCCGCGACGCGGTCACCGTCTCCGCGGCGGGTGCACCCGGCACCGACGGGGCGATCGCGGTCGACCTCGATGTGGAGGGCCGGACGTACGTCGCCACCGTGCGCCAGGTACCGACGGGCGCCAGCTACGCGCAGTCCTGCGACCGCGGCGAACCCGAGGACCCAGGCCGCTGGCACCTGACGGCCCTCCAGCCGGCCCCCTTCGGCGACCGGTAG
- a CDS encoding ABC transporter ATP-binding protein, giving the protein MSASTTTAPRRDADRPVEGALRTVIRGVSLSPELKVGLPFTLLLALVATAGRAIVPIAVQRTIDDGLTDAGVDLGAVTVAVAAAGVAVLLTALASAWMNARLARVVETALSSLRVRAFRHIHDLSMLHQASEQRGSLVARVTSDVDEISRFMQWGGLNLITASGQLIVSLLVMGFYSWQLTLIVVLVSVPFAFTARWFQLRLTAAYIVVRAKVGALLGRLAETVVGAPVVRAYGIERRTQDQLDRAIEDHRSAAVKAGTYSAVFSGSGELFVALATSGAVVAGVVLGVDGAVTAGTVVAFLFLINLFIEPVLIATEVINEGQTAVAGWRRVLDVLDVEPDVADPEDGVTLPPGPIELAFEEVSFRYPAPGELAREASGPVVLADIDLRIAPQSHVAVVGETGSGKTTFAKLLTRLMDPTEGRVLIDGVPIDRVAFDSLRSRVVMVPQDGALFDGTVADNIRHGRPEATDEDLTLAFLELGLADWLEELPRGLLTVVGERGAGLSAGERQLVALARAYVANPDLLVLDEATSAVDPATEVRLQRALKGLTSGRTTVTIAHRLSTAETADEVLVFDRGVIIQRGHHDDLARHAGGIYAGLHRSWVAGTGSAR; this is encoded by the coding sequence GTGAGCGCCTCGACCACCACGGCACCGCGCCGCGACGCCGACCGCCCCGTCGAAGGGGCGCTGCGCACGGTGATCCGGGGGGTCTCGCTGTCGCCCGAGCTGAAGGTGGGTCTGCCGTTCACCCTGCTGCTCGCCCTGGTCGCCACCGCCGGGCGCGCCATCGTGCCGATCGCGGTCCAGCGCACCATCGACGACGGTCTGACCGACGCGGGCGTCGACCTCGGTGCGGTCACCGTCGCGGTCGCCGCGGCCGGGGTCGCCGTGCTGCTCACCGCGCTGGCCAGCGCCTGGATGAACGCGCGCCTCGCCCGGGTCGTCGAGACCGCCCTGTCGAGCCTGCGCGTGCGCGCCTTCCGCCACATCCACGACCTGTCGATGCTGCACCAGGCGTCCGAACAGCGCGGCTCGCTGGTCGCCCGGGTGACCTCCGACGTCGACGAGATCAGTCGCTTCATGCAGTGGGGCGGGCTGAACCTCATCACCGCCTCCGGTCAGTTGATCGTCAGCCTCCTGGTCATGGGGTTCTACTCCTGGCAGCTGACGCTGATCGTGGTGCTGGTGTCGGTCCCGTTCGCGTTCACCGCCCGCTGGTTCCAGCTGCGGTTGACCGCCGCCTACATCGTGGTCCGCGCCAAGGTCGGCGCGCTGCTCGGGCGCCTGGCCGAGACCGTCGTCGGCGCGCCGGTGGTGCGGGCCTACGGCATCGAGCGGCGCACCCAGGACCAGCTCGACCGCGCCATCGAGGACCACCGCAGCGCCGCGGTGAAGGCGGGCACCTACTCGGCGGTCTTCTCCGGCAGCGGCGAGCTGTTCGTGGCCCTCGCCACCAGCGGCGCGGTCGTCGCCGGGGTCGTGCTCGGCGTCGACGGCGCGGTCACCGCGGGCACCGTCGTGGCCTTCCTGTTCCTGATCAACCTCTTCATCGAGCCGGTGCTGATCGCCACCGAGGTCATCAACGAGGGTCAGACCGCGGTGGCGGGGTGGCGGCGGGTGCTCGACGTGCTCGATGTCGAGCCGGACGTGGCCGATCCCGAGGACGGGGTGACGCTGCCGCCCGGCCCGATCGAGCTCGCCTTCGAGGAGGTCTCGTTCCGCTACCCGGCCCCGGGTGAGCTCGCCCGCGAGGCGTCCGGGCCGGTGGTCCTGGCCGACATCGACCTGCGCATCGCGCCGCAGTCCCACGTCGCCGTGGTGGGCGAGACGGGGTCGGGCAAGACCACCTTCGCCAAGCTGCTCACCCGGCTGATGGACCCCACCGAGGGGCGGGTGCTGATCGACGGAGTGCCGATCGACCGCGTCGCGTTCGACTCGTTGCGCTCCCGGGTCGTGATGGTCCCGCAGGACGGCGCCCTGTTCGACGGCACCGTGGCTGACAACATCCGTCACGGCCGGCCGGAGGCGACCGACGAGGACCTCACCCTCGCCTTCCTCGAGCTCGGTCTCGCCGACTGGCTCGAGGAGCTGCCCCGGGGCCTCCTCACCGTCGTCGGCGAGCGCGGCGCGGGCCTGTCCGCGGGGGAGCGTCAGCTGGTCGCTCTCGCTCGGGCCTACGTCGCCAACCCGGACCTGCTGGTCCTCGACGAGGCCACGTCGGCGGTCGACCCGGCCACGGAGGTCCGCCTGCAGCGAGCGCTCAAGGGCCTGACCTCGGGTCGCACCACGGTGACCATCGCCCACCGGTTGTCGACCGCCGAGACCGCCGACGAGGTCCTGGTGTTCGACCGCGGGGTCATCATCCAGCGGGGCCACCACGACGACCTCGCCCGACACGCCGGCGGGATCTACGCCGGTCTGCACCGCTCCTGGGTCGCCGGTACCGGCAGCGCCCGCTGA
- the rplU gene encoding 50S ribosomal protein L21: protein MYAVVATGGKQYRVQPGQELTVEKLVGDVGATVDLPAVMVVDDEGAVTAGPDLADRTVGATITAHGKAEYIRVFTYKNKSRQHKRRGHRQPQTTIRIDSI from the coding sequence GTGTACGCCGTCGTCGCCACGGGTGGCAAGCAGTACCGGGTCCAGCCCGGTCAGGAACTCACCGTCGAGAAGCTGGTCGGCGACGTGGGTGCGACCGTCGACCTGCCGGCCGTCATGGTCGTCGACGACGAGGGTGCGGTCACCGCCGGGCCCGACCTCGCCGACCGGACCGTCGGGGCCACCATCACGGCTCACGGCAAGGCCGAGTACATCCGCGTGTTCACCTACAAGAACAAGTCGCGGCAGCACAAGCGGCGCGGTCACCGTCAGCCGCAGACCACCATCCGGATCGACTCGATCTGA